Proteins encoded by one window of Vigna radiata var. radiata cultivar VC1973A chromosome 5, Vradiata_ver6, whole genome shotgun sequence:
- the LOC106762267 gene encoding glutamate receptor 3.7 — protein MKKFMVLLLVTWIWICGVAYSTTPASVNIGAVFAFDSVIGRVAKEAMEMAISDINKDPNVLNGTDLNLIMKDAMCNAFLGSIGAFQVLEKGVAAIIGPQSSAVAHTISQIADALQVPLVSYAATDPTLSSLQFPFFIRSTQSDLAQMTAMADLIDFNGWKEVIVVFLDDDYGRNGVSALSDELEKRRLKISYKLPLSIKFDPDEITNLLNQSKLFGPRVYVIHANPDPSLRIFSIAHKLQMMAKDYVWLVTDWLSATLDSLSPVNRTSFSALQGVVGLRQHILDSQKKRDFVSRWMKRQKDGLTNTSLNSYGFSAYDTVWAIALSIDKFLKVNNFTFMLHDNYKLSHTEGIGVQLDKLKVFTGGSDLVKILLQSNFTGVSGQVLFNSDRNIVSGGYDIININQLGISRVGFWSNNSGFSVVPPETLKKRAHSRFSKDQKLDNITWPGGKTDRPRGWVIADNTKPLRIGVPKRASFVEFVTEVPTSHEIQGYCIDVFKKALEFIPYEVPYVFKPFGNGKANPNYDELVKMVADNVYDAVVGDIAIVTNRTKIVDFSQPFASSSLVIVAPINKSGSSAWVFLKPFTADMWCATAASFLVIGIVIWILEHRVNNDFRGPPKKQIVTMLMFSLSTLFKKNQEDTISSLSKMVMIVWLFLLMVITASYTASLTSILTVEQLSSPITGIESLIASSWPIGYQVGSFAYSYLADNLYISKSRLVSLGSPEEYALALQKGPSGGGVAAIVDELPYVELFLSKETDFGIIGQPFARNSWGFAFQRESPFAFDMSTAILRLSENGDLHRIQERWFCKMGCPEERTSNSKPDQLHLISFWGLYLSCGVVSLAALVLFLLRMIRQYARFKKKQKDIASSSSEQPSGSHCSQVVVNFFNFIDEKEEAIKKMFTPSDNHHNPN, from the exons ATGAAGAAATTCATGGTTTTGCTCCTTGTGACATGGATTTGGATATGTGGTGTTGCTTACAGCACAACGCCTGCCAGTGTGAACATTGGTGCGGTTTTTGCTTTCGATTCGGTCATAGGTAGAGTTGCGAAGGAAGCTATGGAAATGGCCATTTCTGATATCAATAAGGACCCCAATGTTCTTAATGGAACCGACCTCAACTTGATAATGAAGGATGCCATGTGCAATGCTTTTCTGGGATCAATCGGAG CTTTTCAGGTACTTGAGAAAGGGGTTGCAGCCATAATTGGTCCCCAGTCATCCGCTGTAGCTCACACGATTTCTCAAATTGCTGATGCTCTCCAAGTTCCTCTTGTTTCATATGCTGCCACTGATCCGACCTTGTCCTCCCTTCAGTTTCCTTTCTTTATTCGTTCTACGCAAAGTGACTTGGCACAAATGACTGCAATGGCTGATCTTATTGACTTTAATGGATGGAAAGAGGTCATTGTTGTATTCTTAGACGACGATTATGGAAGAAATGGAGTATCTGCTTTGAGTGATGAACTTGAAAAAAGGAGATTGAAAATTTCTTATAAACTTCCTTTGAGTATTAAGTTTGATCCGGATGAAATCACCAACTTACTCAATCAATCTAAATTGTTTGGTCCTCGTGTGTATGTTATTCATGCCAACCCTGATCCGAGCTTGAGAATTTTTTCTATTGCCCATAAACTTCAAATGATGGCCAAGGATTACGTGTGGCTTGTCACGGATTGGCTCTCAGCTACACTAGATTCATTATCTCCAGTGAATCGAACCTCTTTCAGTGCTCTCCAAGGGGTTGTTGGTCTTCGTCAACACATTTTGGATTCCCAAAAAAAGAGAGATTTTGTTTCTCGGTGGATGAAAAGGCAAAAAGATGGATTGACAAATACTAGTTTGAACTCCTATGGATTTTCTGCTTATGACACGGTTTGGGCAATTGCACTTTCAATTGATAAGTTCctcaaagtaaataattttaccTTCATGCTTCATGATAACTATAAGTTATCTCATACAGAAGGAATTGGCGTTCAGCTTGACAAACTCAAAGTCTTCACTGGTGGATCTGATCTGGTTAAGATATTATTACAATCAAATTTTACTGGTGTGAGTGGTCAAGTTCTGTTTAATTCTGACAGAAATATTGTGAGTGGTGGTTATGATATTATCAATATCAATCAGTTGGGAATTTCTAGGGTTGGTTTTTGGTCTAATAATTCTGGATTTTCAGTTGTACCCCCTGAGACTCTTAAGAAAAGGGCACACAGCAGGTTTTCCAAAGATCAGAAGCTTGACAACATTACTTGGCCTGGTGGAAAGACAGATCGACCACGTGGCTGGGTGATTGCTGATAATACCAAGCCTCTGAGAATTGGAGTGCCAAAAAGAGCAAGTTTTGTTGAATTTGTAACTGAAGTGCCAACTAGTCATGAAATTCAGGGGTATTGCATCGATGTGTTCAAGAAAGCCCTAGAATTTATTCCATATGAAGTTCCCTATGTATTCAAGCCTTTCGGCAATGGTAAAGCAAATCCCAATTATGATGAACTTGTGAAAATGGTTGCTGATAAT GTATATGATGCTGTTGTTGGAGACATTGCAATTGTGACAAACCGTACAAAGATTGTAGATTTTTCTCAGCCTTTTGCATCATCTAGCCTTGTCATAGTGGCTCCTATCAACAAATCAGGATCAAGTGCTTGGGTGTTCCTCAAACCATTTACAGCAGATATGTGGTGTGCTACGGCTGCCTCATTTTTGGTGATTGGAATTGTTATATGGATTCTTGAGCACCGAGTCAATAATGACTTCCGTGGTCCTCCTAAGAAGCAAATTGTAACAATGTTAAT GTTCAGCCTCTCAACCCTGTTTAAGAAAAATC AGGAAGATACCATAAGCTCCCTTTCTAAAATGGTGATGATAGTCTGGCTTTTTCTGTTGATGGTGATCACGGCTAGCTATACAGCAAGCTTGACTTCAATTCTTACAGTGGAGCAGCTTTCATCCCCCATCACAGGAATTGAGAGCTTGATTGCAAGTAGCTGGCCTATAGGGTACCAAGTGGGGTCATTTGCTTACAGCTATCTGGCAGATAatctttatatttcaaaatcaagGCTTGTTTCATTAGGCTCCCCTGAGGAATATGCTTTAGCATTGCAGAAGGGACCTTCTGGTGGAGGGGTGGCAGCTATTGTAGATGAGCTTCCATATGTTGAGTTATTTCTGTCAAAAGAAACTGATTTTGGTATCATTGGACAGCCATTCGCAAGAAACAGTTGGGGATTT GCTTTTCAAAGAGAATCTCCTTTTGCCTTTGACATGTCTACAGCAATTTTGAGACTTTCTGAGAATGGGGATCTTCATAGGATACAGGAGAGGTGGTTCTGTAAAATGGGCTGTCCTGAAGAAAGGACAAGCAACTCGAAGCCTGACCAGCTTCACTTGATTAGCTTTTGGGGCCTGTATCTTTCATGTGGTGTTGTCTCTCTTGCTGCACTCGTTCTGTTTCTGCTGCGAATGATTCGGCAATACGCCCGCTTCAAAAAAAAGCAAAAGGATATTGCTTCTTCGTCCTCAGAACAACCATCAGGCAGCCACTGTTCCCAGGTTGTTGTTAACTTCTTTAACTTCATTGATGAGAAGGAAGAGGCCATCAAGAAAATGTTCACTCCATCTGACAATCATCACAACCCCAACTGA